Proteins encoded within one genomic window of Rubripirellula tenax:
- a CDS encoding PulJ/GspJ family protein, which produces MTEKITAKRSGFTLLELLIATAATLLIMASLTRAFSLIGITVRDSRAAVSLSSDTRDINFRLRNDLNAVTASTDPTRPDDGVGYFMYQEGPLAKATTASFFGYGFANVTENTAQGYLPLSRWGDNDDYLAFTAKADEGNPFSGVVPWGVLEAQRAVAIVSAGGAYTVPAGYDAFQPVTITSDYAEVVYWVAPRISTGTPFATDNGVATDGMNEDGMPNYIDVDSNGLPTGTANTDSDGYPDELVLYRRTLLIRPDLNVSFNDIPASIRAASFQNTPTTVPLNSITTMRADQPTLCMLRQTTSAFEIDRADRFITPDYTAAAATSGGIWEYNAGIDQPNWLVGMAAVSQQMDLSVARDFVLAPSATSGGIPVVNTGRPSVNFSANNLEQLRDPHRRFAHVMMPGSLSVPAAASFGASGGSLACSMPLLALSPPNRFLTTGVVRTPATTTSLFGGGVADKFTLNGYLRPEFALGGSREGEDMVATNIVSFDVQAFDTGAPVFVSGGADLDPGRSGIDDDLNGTVDDLDEMGAILSDDRAIAPDDPYFFFGLRNLDSRTATIPGPISRPMSRGTFVDLGYFFQTGGNVRGEGSYSGSGTFLMNEYGTLCSNAFSGMRYTSLVPPPPAAAPGFPNNRYLEIWPGLRRSGKCLFRRNAQFVIQPTFDSWTNGYETDALNQVSYDTTWRPSPVTVGNVNDINSLDVGATYWVFNGSAATISPTVGPPVAIPPPPAPALPFDFTDPQTNATVFDNGSVSRDTLPPIEVKLPAIKITVENYDPTTKQVSTSEIVHHFGK; this is translated from the coding sequence ATGACTGAAAAAATAACGGCTAAGCGATCGGGATTCACACTGCTTGAATTGTTGATCGCCACAGCAGCAACGCTGTTGATCATGGCAAGCTTGACGCGTGCGTTCAGCTTGATCGGGATCACGGTTCGTGATAGTCGTGCGGCCGTCTCGTTAAGCAGCGATACGCGTGACATCAATTTCCGATTGCGGAACGATTTGAACGCCGTGACCGCGTCGACGGATCCGACTCGTCCGGACGACGGTGTCGGGTACTTCATGTATCAAGAAGGACCGTTAGCGAAAGCGACGACGGCATCTTTCTTTGGCTATGGATTTGCCAACGTTACGGAAAATACGGCCCAGGGATATTTGCCGCTCAGTCGTTGGGGCGATAACGATGACTACCTTGCGTTCACCGCAAAGGCGGATGAGGGCAACCCGTTCTCGGGCGTCGTACCGTGGGGCGTTTTGGAGGCTCAACGGGCCGTAGCGATCGTCAGCGCGGGCGGCGCCTATACCGTTCCGGCAGGATACGATGCATTCCAGCCGGTAACGATTACGAGCGATTATGCCGAAGTCGTGTACTGGGTGGCACCGCGAATTTCGACGGGGACGCCTTTCGCAACCGACAACGGTGTTGCAACGGACGGGATGAACGAAGATGGCATGCCGAACTACATCGATGTGGATTCCAACGGACTGCCCACGGGCACCGCGAACACCGATTCCGATGGCTATCCCGACGAATTGGTTCTTTATCGCCGCACGCTGCTGATTCGACCTGACCTGAATGTATCGTTCAACGATATCCCGGCGTCGATTCGCGCCGCTTCGTTCCAAAACACTCCGACGACGGTCCCGCTAAACTCGATCACAACCATGCGGGCTGATCAACCGACCCTATGTATGTTGAGGCAGACGACGTCGGCGTTTGAAATCGATCGCGCAGACCGGTTCATCACGCCTGACTACACGGCAGCAGCGGCAACTTCGGGCGGGATTTGGGAATACAACGCGGGGATCGATCAACCCAATTGGCTTGTCGGGATGGCTGCGGTTAGCCAGCAAATGGACCTGTCCGTTGCACGCGATTTTGTCCTGGCACCGTCGGCGACAAGTGGTGGTATACCGGTCGTAAATACGGGGCGTCCGTCAGTAAACTTTTCGGCCAACAACCTTGAACAACTTCGTGATCCGCATCGCCGCTTCGCGCACGTGATGATGCCCGGATCGTTATCGGTTCCCGCGGCGGCAAGCTTTGGTGCCAGCGGGGGCAGTCTTGCTTGCTCGATGCCATTGTTGGCGCTATCGCCACCCAACCGATTCTTAACGACTGGTGTCGTGCGAACCCCCGCGACGACGACCTCGCTTTTTGGCGGCGGCGTTGCCGACAAGTTCACATTGAACGGATACTTGCGACCCGAGTTCGCCCTCGGCGGAAGCCGGGAGGGTGAGGATATGGTTGCCACCAACATTGTTTCGTTTGATGTTCAAGCCTTTGATACAGGCGCACCCGTTTTTGTAAGCGGTGGTGCTGACTTGGATCCGGGCCGATCCGGAATTGACGATGACCTGAACGGTACAGTCGACGACTTGGACGAGATGGGGGCCATCCTGTCGGATGACCGAGCCATTGCGCCCGATGATCCCTATTTCTTCTTCGGGCTTCGCAACCTTGATTCGCGGACGGCAACGATCCCTGGGCCAATCTCGCGTCCGATGTCGCGGGGCACGTTTGTCGACCTCGGATACTTTTTCCAAACCGGTGGAAATGTTCGTGGTGAAGGGAGTTACTCGGGAAGCGGCACGTTCTTGATGAACGAGTATGGAACGCTCTGCAGTAACGCGTTCTCGGGTATGCGTTACACCTCGCTTGTTCCGCCGCCGCCGGCGGCGGCACCCGGTTTCCCAAACAACCGATACTTGGAAATTTGGCCCGGGCTACGTCGCAGTGGTAAATGCCTGTTCCGTCGAAACGCCCAATTCGTCATCCAACCCACCTTTGATTCGTGGACGAATGGTTACGAGACCGATGCGTTGAACCAAGTTTCTTACGACACCACGTGGCGGCCTTCACCGGTTACGGTCGGGAATGTGAATGACATCAACTCCTTAGATGTCGGTGCGACCTATTGGGTCTTCAACGGAAGTGCGGCGACGATATCACCCACCGTGGGGCCGCCGGTAGCCATTCCGCCACCACCGGCGCCCGCCTTGCCATTTGATTTCACAGACCCGCAAACCAACGCGACCGTCTTTGACAACGGTAGCGTCAGCCGAGACACGTTGCCGCCGATCGAGGTCAAGCTTCCTGCGATCAAGATCACCGTTGAGAACTACGATCCGACGACAAAGCAAGTTTCAACCTCGGAAATCGTTCACCACTTCGGGAAATGA